In Erigeron canadensis isolate Cc75 chromosome 6, C_canadensis_v1, whole genome shotgun sequence, the following are encoded in one genomic region:
- the LOC122603577 gene encoding deubiquitinase DESI2-like produces MTEVVVHIYDVTNSGSDQTNSTILQINRIFKDGIGLGGIFHSAVQVYGEDEWSFGFCEQGTGVFCCPAKKNPMYTYRECIVLGKTSLSKSKVNQILRELSREWPGNSYDLLSKNCNHFCNEFCESLGVPKLPGWVNRFANAGDTAVEIAESTAVKFRQAKTEIVTASKVAYRFLAGIASNNNAPGSPNSPGSANRNNPRFQQPAWFKNLVNAGAKPSTSTTLDNGHDDIVQHQIPQPRRQESSAASVRSNEM; encoded by the exons ATGACGGAAGTAGTAgtacatatatatgatgtaaCAAATAGTGGTTCCGATCAAACCAACTCCACCATCCTTCAGATCAACCGTATTTTTAAAGACGGCATCGGTCTTGGCGGCATTTTTCATAGCGCCGTTCAG GTTTATGGAGAGGATGAATGGTCGTTTGGGTTCTGTGAACAAGGGACTGGAGTTTTCTGTTGCCCTGCAAAAAAGAACCCTATGTACACATATCGTGAGTGCATTGTCCTTGGGAAAACAAGCTTATCCAAATCTAAGGTCAACCAGATCTTACGCGAACTTAGCCGAGAGTGGCCTGGAAACTCTTATGACTTGCTTTCCAAAAACTGCAATCACTTTTGCAACGAGTTTTGTGAAAGCCTTGGTGTCCCCAAACTTCCAG GTTGGGTGAACAGGTTTGCTAATGCCGGTGACACCGCCGTAGAAATAGCTGAAAGCACGGCTGTCAAG TTCAGACAAGCCAAAACAGAGATTGTGACAGCTAGCAAAGTGGCATATCGATTTCTTGCTGGCATCGCTTCAAATAATAACGCCCCCGGGTCTCCAAATTCTCCGGGTAGTGCGAACAGAAACAACCCTAGATTTCAGCAACCTGCTTGGTTTAAAAATCTTGTGAACGCCGGAGCAAAACCATCAACTAGTACTACACTTGATAATGGACACGATGACATAGTGCAACATCAGATACCACAACCGCGAAGGCAAGAGTCTAGTGCAGCATCTGTGAGGTCAAATGAGATGTAA
- the LOC122605930 gene encoding probable receptor-like protein kinase At5g24010 isoform X2: protein MTTNFLFSYFLFLTMFLSLIIMVSMAFTPQNNFLINCGSNTNTIVSGREFVSDSNKPGSGFLSSDKSTTLTNPNPNPNSSDLYTTARVFTAVTSYSFQINKTGTHLVRLHFSPFNSQNINLGNSNFTVSVNGVSLLTNFRAGLPLVVKEFILMLDKVHFDITFDPLGNNGLAFINAIEVFSAPTDLIVDGGTKYVTFDGIQEFENISSHILEAIYRINVGGLKLTSFNDTLWRDWIPDEDYLSIKSAAKSVSTTELPNYQKGGASKEIAPDNVYMTAQEMNRGNLTINSVFNLTWGFPVDSQRGARYFVRLHFCDIVSLSLNQLYFNVYVNGLLVSKDLDLSLLTFHVLASPFYADFVVDSDSSGVLEISVGPSELSTSLRKNAILNGVEVMKIVNPASLKIWPNKKNIWVLISLIVGGLIVSCCVILVILILLKSKKKRAKKQAESSGWTPLRVYGGSSRSKSLETTHNVGRLKIPFVDLQSGTNNFDKNLIIGSGGFGIVYKAVLRDNLKVAVKRGVPGSRQGLPEFHTEITILSKIRHRHLVSLVGYCEERSEMILVYEYMEKGPLKNHLYGSNLPPLSWKQRLEICIGAARGLHYLHTGSAQDFGLSRSGPCLSETHVSTGVKGSFGYLDPEYFRRQQLTDKSDVYSFGVVLFEVLCARPAVDPLLGREEVNLGEWAVQWQKKGLLKRIVDPRIADQIKPDSLKKYGDTAEKCLADYGVDRPTMGDVLWNLECALQLQETESVDATSIGPTVAPEIASGVGSINVDGSLSDIRTSQVFSQLVTNDGR from the exons ATGACTACAAATTTCTTGTTTTCTTACTTTCTGTTTTTAACCATGTTTTTGTCTCTCATAATTATGGTTTCTATGGCTTTCACACCTCAGAACAATTTCCTCATCAACTGTGGTTCAAACACAAACACCATTGTCTCCGGCAGAGAGTTTGTAAGTGATTCGAATAAACCCGGGTCGGGTTTCCTCTCTTCCGACAAATCAACCACTCTcacaaacccaaacccaaacccgAATTCCTCTGATCTCTACACTACAGCCAGAGTTTTCACTGCTGTAACAAGTTATAGTTTTCAGATTAATAAAACTGGGACCCATTTGGTACGTCTTCATTTTTCACCATTTAATTCGCAAAATATTAATCTGGGTAATTCAAATTTTACTGTTTCAGTAAATGGGGTTTCACTTTTGACCAATTTTCGAGCAGGGTTGCCTCTTGTTGTTAAGGAATTTATACTTATGCTAGATAAAGTTCATTtcgatataacttttgatccttTAGGAAATAATGGGCTTGcttttattaatgcaatagaAGTGTTTTCTGCACCAACTGATCTTATTGTTGATGGTGGTACAAAGTATGTTACTTTTGATGGAATTCAAGAATTCGAGAATATTTCATCACATATTTTGGAAGCTATATATAGAATTAATGTAGGTGGTTTAAAATTAACATCTTTTAATGATACCCTTTGGAGAGATTGGATTCCTGATGAGGATTATCTATCAATAAAATCGGCTGCTAAAAGTGTAAGCACTACAGAATTgccaaattatcaaaaagggGGTGCTTCGAAAGAAATTGCTCCTGATAATGTATATATGACTGCTCAAGAAATGAATAGGGGGAACTTGACTATAAATTCTGTGTTTAATTTGACATGGGGTTTTCCGGTTGATTCACAACGTGGTGCTAGGTATTTTGTGAGGTTACATTTTTGTGATATTGTTAGTCTTTCGCTGAATCAGTTGTATTTCAATGTGTACGTCAATGGACTCCTCGTGAGCAAGGATCTTGATCTATCATTGCTTACGTTTCATGTGTTGGCGTCTCCTTTTTATGCGGACTTTGTTGTTGATTCTGATAGTTCGGGGGTTTTGGAAATTAGTGTTGGACCGTCGGAATTGAGCACTAGTTTGAGAAAGAATGCGATTTTAAATGGGGTGGAGGTTATGAAGATAGTGAATCCTGCAAGTCTGAAAATTTGGCCAAACAAGAAGAACATTTGGGTTCTGATATCATTGATTGTAGGAGGGTTGATTGTTTCTTGTTGTGTCATACTGGTGATCTTGATTCTTTTGAAATCAAAGAAGAAGAGAGCCAAAAAACAAGCTGAAAGCAGCGGTTGGACTCCTTTACGTGTGTATGGAGGGAGTTCACGTAGTAAATCTTTAGAAACAACACATAATGTTGGCAGACTGAAGATTCCCTTTGTTGATCTACAATCTGGGACAAATAATTTTGATAAGAATCTGATAATTGGTTCTGGAGGATTTGGTATAGTTTACAAAGCAGTTCTTCGTGATAACTTAAAAGTGGCAGTGAAACGCGGTGTGCCTGGTTCAAGACAGGGGCTCCCAGAATTTCATACAGAAATTACGATTTTGTCCAAGATCCGACACCGACATCTTGTTTCACTAGTTGGTTATTGTGAAGAACGGTCGGAAATGATCCTTGTTTACGAGTATATGGAAAAAGGACCATTAAAGAATCACTTATATGGGTCGAATCTGCCACCACTATCGTGGAAGCAGAGGCTTGAAATATGCATTGGGGCAGCACGCGGGCTTCATTATCTTCACACGGGGTCAGCACAAG ATTTTGGGCTCTCAAGGTCAGGCCCATGTTTAAGCGAGACTCATGTTAGCACAGGAGTGAAGGGTAGTTTTGGGTATTTAGATCCTGAATACTTTAGAAGACAACAACTTACTGATAAATCAGATGTTTATTCTTTTGGGGTTGTCCTTTTTGAAGTACTTTGTGCCCGTCCTGCTGTTGATCCATTGCTAGGCAGGGAGGAGGTGAATTTAGGTGAATGGGCGGTTCAATGGCAAAAGAAAGGACTGCTTAAACGGATTGTGGATCCACGTATTGCTGACCAGATAAAACCGGATTCTTTGAAAAAGTATGGGGACACGGCTGAGAAATGTTTAGCAGATTATGGAGTTGATAGACCGACCATGGGTGATGTATTATGGAACTTGGAGTGTGCACTTCAGCTTCAGGAAACCGAAAGTGTGGATGCTACGAGCATTGGTCCCACTGTGGCTCCAGAAATTGCATCTGGGGTTGGCTCAATCAATGTTGATGGTTCACTTTCAGACATACGGACAAGCCAAGTCTTTTCCCAGTTGGTGACCAACGATGGTAGGTAA
- the LOC122605930 gene encoding probable receptor-like protein kinase At5g24010 isoform X1, producing the protein MTTNFLFSYFLFLTMFLSLIIMVSMAFTPQNNFLINCGSNTNTIVSGREFVSDSNKPGSGFLSSDKSTTLTNPNPNPNSSDLYTTARVFTAVTSYSFQINKTGTHLVRLHFSPFNSQNINLGNSNFTVSVNGVSLLTNFRAGLPLVVKEFILMLDKVHFDITFDPLGNNGLAFINAIEVFSAPTDLIVDGGTKYVTFDGIQEFENISSHILEAIYRINVGGLKLTSFNDTLWRDWIPDEDYLSIKSAAKSVSTTELPNYQKGGASKEIAPDNVYMTAQEMNRGNLTINSVFNLTWGFPVDSQRGARYFVRLHFCDIVSLSLNQLYFNVYVNGLLVSKDLDLSLLTFHVLASPFYADFVVDSDSSGVLEISVGPSELSTSLRKNAILNGVEVMKIVNPASLKIWPNKKNIWVLISLIVGGLIVSCCVILVILILLKSKKKRAKKQAESSGWTPLRVYGGSSRSKSLETTHNVGRLKIPFVDLQSGTNNFDKNLIIGSGGFGIVYKAVLRDNLKVAVKRGVPGSRQGLPEFHTEITILSKIRHRHLVSLVGYCEERSEMILVYEYMEKGPLKNHLYGSNLPPLSWKQRLEICIGAARGLHYLHTGSAQGIIHRDVKSTNILLDDTNLAKVADFGLSRSGPCLSETHVSTGVKGSFGYLDPEYFRRQQLTDKSDVYSFGVVLFEVLCARPAVDPLLGREEVNLGEWAVQWQKKGLLKRIVDPRIADQIKPDSLKKYGDTAEKCLADYGVDRPTMGDVLWNLECALQLQETESVDATSIGPTVAPEIASGVGSINVDGSLSDIRTSQVFSQLVTNDGR; encoded by the coding sequence ATGACTACAAATTTCTTGTTTTCTTACTTTCTGTTTTTAACCATGTTTTTGTCTCTCATAATTATGGTTTCTATGGCTTTCACACCTCAGAACAATTTCCTCATCAACTGTGGTTCAAACACAAACACCATTGTCTCCGGCAGAGAGTTTGTAAGTGATTCGAATAAACCCGGGTCGGGTTTCCTCTCTTCCGACAAATCAACCACTCTcacaaacccaaacccaaacccgAATTCCTCTGATCTCTACACTACAGCCAGAGTTTTCACTGCTGTAACAAGTTATAGTTTTCAGATTAATAAAACTGGGACCCATTTGGTACGTCTTCATTTTTCACCATTTAATTCGCAAAATATTAATCTGGGTAATTCAAATTTTACTGTTTCAGTAAATGGGGTTTCACTTTTGACCAATTTTCGAGCAGGGTTGCCTCTTGTTGTTAAGGAATTTATACTTATGCTAGATAAAGTTCATTtcgatataacttttgatccttTAGGAAATAATGGGCTTGcttttattaatgcaatagaAGTGTTTTCTGCACCAACTGATCTTATTGTTGATGGTGGTACAAAGTATGTTACTTTTGATGGAATTCAAGAATTCGAGAATATTTCATCACATATTTTGGAAGCTATATATAGAATTAATGTAGGTGGTTTAAAATTAACATCTTTTAATGATACCCTTTGGAGAGATTGGATTCCTGATGAGGATTATCTATCAATAAAATCGGCTGCTAAAAGTGTAAGCACTACAGAATTgccaaattatcaaaaagggGGTGCTTCGAAAGAAATTGCTCCTGATAATGTATATATGACTGCTCAAGAAATGAATAGGGGGAACTTGACTATAAATTCTGTGTTTAATTTGACATGGGGTTTTCCGGTTGATTCACAACGTGGTGCTAGGTATTTTGTGAGGTTACATTTTTGTGATATTGTTAGTCTTTCGCTGAATCAGTTGTATTTCAATGTGTACGTCAATGGACTCCTCGTGAGCAAGGATCTTGATCTATCATTGCTTACGTTTCATGTGTTGGCGTCTCCTTTTTATGCGGACTTTGTTGTTGATTCTGATAGTTCGGGGGTTTTGGAAATTAGTGTTGGACCGTCGGAATTGAGCACTAGTTTGAGAAAGAATGCGATTTTAAATGGGGTGGAGGTTATGAAGATAGTGAATCCTGCAAGTCTGAAAATTTGGCCAAACAAGAAGAACATTTGGGTTCTGATATCATTGATTGTAGGAGGGTTGATTGTTTCTTGTTGTGTCATACTGGTGATCTTGATTCTTTTGAAATCAAAGAAGAAGAGAGCCAAAAAACAAGCTGAAAGCAGCGGTTGGACTCCTTTACGTGTGTATGGAGGGAGTTCACGTAGTAAATCTTTAGAAACAACACATAATGTTGGCAGACTGAAGATTCCCTTTGTTGATCTACAATCTGGGACAAATAATTTTGATAAGAATCTGATAATTGGTTCTGGAGGATTTGGTATAGTTTACAAAGCAGTTCTTCGTGATAACTTAAAAGTGGCAGTGAAACGCGGTGTGCCTGGTTCAAGACAGGGGCTCCCAGAATTTCATACAGAAATTACGATTTTGTCCAAGATCCGACACCGACATCTTGTTTCACTAGTTGGTTATTGTGAAGAACGGTCGGAAATGATCCTTGTTTACGAGTATATGGAAAAAGGACCATTAAAGAATCACTTATATGGGTCGAATCTGCCACCACTATCGTGGAAGCAGAGGCTTGAAATATGCATTGGGGCAGCACGCGGGCTTCATTATCTTCACACGGGGTCAGCACAAGGTATAATTCATCGTGATGTGAAGTCTACAAATATATTGCTTGATGACACTAACCTCGCAAAGGTTGCAGATTTTGGGCTCTCAAGGTCAGGCCCATGTTTAAGCGAGACTCATGTTAGCACAGGAGTGAAGGGTAGTTTTGGGTATTTAGATCCTGAATACTTTAGAAGACAACAACTTACTGATAAATCAGATGTTTATTCTTTTGGGGTTGTCCTTTTTGAAGTACTTTGTGCCCGTCCTGCTGTTGATCCATTGCTAGGCAGGGAGGAGGTGAATTTAGGTGAATGGGCGGTTCAATGGCAAAAGAAAGGACTGCTTAAACGGATTGTGGATCCACGTATTGCTGACCAGATAAAACCGGATTCTTTGAAAAAGTATGGGGACACGGCTGAGAAATGTTTAGCAGATTATGGAGTTGATAGACCGACCATGGGTGATGTATTATGGAACTTGGAGTGTGCACTTCAGCTTCAGGAAACCGAAAGTGTGGATGCTACGAGCATTGGTCCCACTGTGGCTCCAGAAATTGCATCTGGGGTTGGCTCAATCAATGTTGATGGTTCACTTTCAGACATACGGACAAGCCAAGTCTTTTCCCAGTTGGTGACCAACGATGGTAGGTAA
- the LOC122603210 gene encoding uncharacterized protein LOC122603210, translating to MECGKAPCGVRKVKKKQVKDELDRIKQAEKKKRRLEKALAASAAIISELEKKNQKKKEEQQRLDDDCAAIAEAVALQVLIGEESDKLMQKEDEWYPWGYSDSNFDLYVGDAHARTTAAVIPHPQQLSRSPNGNMGWVSDSCGGSGCQWDGYRFRGEGYFLSDVQAPYVVERDWEAAEAISSLQIADDGVNAFVFNRMLRG from the coding sequence ATGGAGTGTGGTAAAGCACCGTGTGGCGTTAGGAAAGTTAAGAAGAAGCAAGTGAAGGACGAATTGGATCGTATCAAACAggctgaaaagaaaaaaaggcgATTAGAGAAAGCCCTTGCAGCATCAGCAGCTATTATTTCTGAGCTGGAAAAGAAGAaccaaaagaagaaagaagaacaaCAAAGGTTGGATGACGACTGTGCTGCTATTGCCGAAGCAGTTGCATTGCAAGTCCTAATTGGTGAAGAATCAGACAAGTTGATGCAGAAAGAAGATGAATGGTATCCTTGGGGATACTCTGACAGTAACTTTGACCTCTATGTGGGCGATGCTCATGCTAGAACTACAGCTGCTGTCATTCCACATCCTCAACAACTCTCTAGAAGTCCAAACGGAAACATGGGTTGGGTGTCCGATAGTTGTGGAGGATCTGGGTGTCAATGGGATGGATACAGGTTCCGTGGTGAAGGGTATTTCTTGAGTGATGTTCAGGCACCGTATGTTGTGGAGAGAGACTGGGAAGCTGCAGAGGCTATTTCTTCGCTCCAGATTGCAGATGATGGTGTCAATGcctttgtttttaatagaaTGTTAAGAGGATGA